AATGTTCAGCTTGGTCCCGTTCCCAAACAGTATCTCCCCACATGAGGCCACAGCACAGTAGTAAGTCCCAGCATCAGAGAGGCTGAGGTTCCTCTTGGGGAGGTTGTAGACACAGCTTTGTGGAGGAGACCCAGCCTCAGGGCTCTTCTCACACTGATCACTCCTGTCTACATGGGTGTAAATTATTCCTGGACGGGATTCTCCTGAGCTATGTCTGAACCAATAGACACTGTGTTCTCCTGCACAGGTCTCAGTGTGTATTGTACAGTTCAGAGTCACAGAGTCTCCTGGCTGGACTGACTCAGACACAGGCCGCTGGAGTACAGATATGTTTCTGGACCCTGATCCTGACAAGAAGATCAATTAACCCATTTAATCTCTAGAATATTACTGTAGACTGTGTTCAAACTCAACATTTTCTAAATAAATATCTCATCTGATTAAGATATTAACTCATATTTTCACCGTATATCTGTAAATTTACCTTTTACTATGAGAATGGCTCCTTCTCCCAACTCCACCTTGTTGCCATAAGAGCTTCCACAGTAGTATGTGCCTGAATCAGAGAGCTGCATGTCTGAGATCCTTAGGTGATTCTTTTCTTGGCCATTTTCCACTGAGAATCGAGGGTTATCCTTAAACTGATCGTAAAATGTTGCGTTCCTGTCGAACTTATAGACAGTTGAGAAGAGTTGAAGCTTATCTCCCAAGGGTTGCTTGTACCAGGAGAAATGCATGGCTATGTGGCCGTCATAGAAGCAGTGCACAATCACTGCGTCTCCAATGTTGGCTAATATGAGACCACTGTCCTGAAGTATAGATGAGGACCCAGTACCAGCTACCACATCTATTAAAAAACATGAACAATACAGTATATTTGCTGTTACATACCCAAAATACAATTTAGAATATTCAAAGTGTCTGTAAAGTATTACATGTAATATCT
This is a stretch of genomic DNA from Salvelinus alpinus chromosome 11, SLU_Salpinus.1, whole genome shotgun sequence. It encodes these proteins:
- the LOC139534487 gene encoding uncharacterized protein; the protein is MMRPVRPITCNSIVEVLSTLVDFFHSRQVVRRMTPSKRITLCLIFPLLVEMDVVAGTGSSSILQDSGLILANIGDAVIVHCFYDGHIAMHFSWYKQPLGDKLQLFSTVYKFDRNATFYDQFKDNPRFSVENGQEKNHLRISDMQLSDSGTYYCGSSYGNKVELGEGAILIVKGSGSRNISVLQRPVSESVQPGDSVTLNCTIHTETCAGEHSVYWFRHSSGESRPGIIYTHVDRSDQCEKSPEAGSPPQSCVYNLPKRNLSLSDAGTYYCAVASCGEILFGNGTKLNIKVPEHDSPFDLSPTVLSLVVSNIVLGIVTLLLVWALCKTLNRDSRGRTDVPTSHGNQNQDSDVLNYAAVSFTPKKKSSSSRAREKTSREDVVYSDVRYLQQQ